A part of Anabas testudineus chromosome 9, fAnaTes1.2, whole genome shotgun sequence genomic DNA contains:
- the slc23a2 gene encoding solute carrier family 23 member 2 isoform X1, with the protein MLPAAQLDRSDGMCQLDEAILDDVIRLKDPSAVFTPERDRGGTKKEEEDIEDTGMGVGKNTTSKSMDSSSEGGKYEEESKHGADFYPIPVVVNGLGGASGDQDTENTELMAIYTKENQGAEKSSMSETLDSTGSMDARRMDMIYTIEDTPPWYLCVFLGLQHYLTCFSGTIAVPFLLAEAMCVGFDQWATSQLIGTIFFCVGITTLIQTTLGCRLPLFQASAFAFLAPARAILSLDKWKCNNTEMPVLNGTELLSTDHIWHPRIREIQGAIIVSSLVEVCIGALGLPGILLKYIGPLTITPTVALIGLSGFQAAGERAGKHWGIAMLTIFLVLLFSQYARNVHFPLPIYKAKKGWTSYRLQVFKMFPIIMAILVSWLLCFIFTVTDVFPPEKDKYGFFARTDARQGILTAAPWFKVPYPFQWGFPTVTAAGVIGMMSAVVASIIESIGDYYTCARLSCAPPPPIHAINRGIFVEGVSCVLDGLFGTGNGSTSSSPNIGVLGITKVGSRRVIQYGAAMMLLLGLVGKFSALFASLPDPVLGALFCTLFGMITAVGLSNLQFVDLNSSRNLFVLGFSIFFGLMLPSYLKQNPLVTGIIEVDQVLNVLLTTAMFVGGCVAFILDNTIPGSPEERGIKKLKRGSGLSAAELEGMRSYDLPFGMDFLRRHPIFKYFPISPTFTGYKWGRLQGACRSRMGHGDAVKGGGMAGEGSTAQGESRV; encoded by the exons ATGCTCCCAGCCGCCCAGCTTGACAGGAGTGATGGGATGTGTCAACTAG ATGAGGCCATCCTGGACGATGTAATCAGACTGAAGGATCCATCTGCAGTGTTCACACCAGAGCGAGACAGAGGAGGGacaaagaaagaggaggaagacatcGAAGACACAGGAATGGGCGTGGGGAAGAATACCACTTCCAAGTCGatggacagcagcagtgaaggaGGAAAATACGAAGAGGAGAGTAAACATGGGGCAGATTTCTACCCTATTCCG GTGGTGGTTAACGGTTTGGGTGGTGCCAGTGGAGACCAGgatacagagaacacagagcTGATGGCTATATACACTAAAGAAAACCAAGGAGCAGAAAAG aGCTCAATGTCTGAGACGTTGGACAGCACAGGCAGTATGGATGCAAGGAGGATGGACATGATCTACACCATCGAAGACACCCCACCCTGgtacctgtgtgtgttcttaGGCTTACAG CACTACTTGACATGTTTCAGCGGAACAATCGCGGTGCCATTCCTCCTGGCTGAGGCGATGTGTGTTGGATTTGATCAGTGGGCCACCAGTCAGCTCATAGGGACCATCTTCTTCTGTGTGGGGATCACCACCCTGATACAGACCACACTGGgctgcag GTTGCCTTTGTTCCAAGCCAGTGCTTTTGCATTCCTCGCACCAGCTAGAGCCATCTTATCATTGGACAAGTGGAAGTGTAATAATACAG AGATGCCAGTATTGAATGGCACAGAGCTCCTCAGCACAGACCACATCTGGCACCCAAGGATACGAGAG ATCCAGGGGGCTATCATTGTTTCGTCCTTGGTCGAGGTGTGTATCGGAGCATTGGGTCTGCCTGGGATCCTGCTCAAGTACATCGGGCCCCTGACCATCACCCCCACTGTGGCCCTCATCGGCCTGTCAGGTTTTCAGGCTGCAGGGGAGAGGGCTGGAAAACATTGGGGCATTGCTATGCT gacTATCTTCTTGGTTCTGCTTTTTTCTCAGTATGCCAGAAATGTTCACTTCCCTCTACCGATCTACAAAGCCAAGAAAGGCTGGACTTCCTACAGGTTGCAGGTCTTCAAAATGTTTCCT ATCATCATGGCCATCCTAGTGTCATGgctgttgtgtttcattttcactgtgactGATGTTTTCCCACCGGAAAAGGACAAGTATGGCTTCTTTGCCCGCACAGACGCACGTCAAGGAATCCTCACAGCAGCACCATGGTTTAAGGTCCCGTATCcct TTCAGTGGGGCTTTCCCACAGTAACTGCTGCAGGTGTGATCGGCATGATGAGTGCTGTGGTGGCCAGCATCATTGAGTCGATTGGAGATTACTATACCTGTGCTCGTCTCTCTTGTGCTCCTCCCCCTCCCATCCATGCCATTAACAG GGGGATATTTGTGGAaggtgtttcctgtgttctgGACGGTCTTTTCGGGACAGGAAATGGCTCCACCTCTTCCAGTCCAAATATAGGCGTCCTGGGAATCACAAAG GTTGGCAGCAGACGTGTGATTCAGTATGGAGCtgccatgatgctgctgctggggcTTGTGGGTAAATTCAGCGCCTTGTTTGCCTCTCTGCCCGACCCTGTCCTGGGGGCTCTGTTCTGCACCCTGTTTGGTATGATCACAGCAGTGGGACTGTCCAACCTGCAGTTTGTTGATCTCAACTCCTCCAGGAACCTCTTTGTCTTGGGCTTCTCCATCTTCTTCGGTCTGATGTTGCCAAGCTACCTCAAACAGAACCCATTGGTCACTG GCATAATTGAGGTTGACCAAGTGCTGAACGTGCTCCTCACTACTGCCATGTTTGTTGGAGGCTGTGTGGCCTTCATTCTGGACAATACTATCCCTG GTTCTCCTGAAGAACGCGGCATCAAGAAGCTGAAACGTGGCTCTGGTCTTAGTGCAGCAGAACTAGAAGGGATGAGATCTTATGACCTGCCGTTTGGGATGGACTTCTTAAGAAGACACCCCATCTTCAAGTACTTCCCAATCAGCCCCACGTTCACAGGATATAAGTGGGGGAGGCTACAGGGAGCCTGCAGGAGCAGGATGGGACATGGGGATGCAGTGAAGGGTGGAGGAATGGCAGGGGAGGGAAGCACAGCACAGGGGGAAAGTAGAGTATAG
- the slc23a2 gene encoding solute carrier family 23 member 2 isoform X2 — protein MGVGKNTTSKSMDSSSEGGKYEEESKHGADFYPIPVVVNGLGGASGDQDTENTELMAIYTKENQGAEKSSMSETLDSTGSMDARRMDMIYTIEDTPPWYLCVFLGLQHYLTCFSGTIAVPFLLAEAMCVGFDQWATSQLIGTIFFCVGITTLIQTTLGCRLPLFQASAFAFLAPARAILSLDKWKCNNTEMPVLNGTELLSTDHIWHPRIREIQGAIIVSSLVEVCIGALGLPGILLKYIGPLTITPTVALIGLSGFQAAGERAGKHWGIAMLTIFLVLLFSQYARNVHFPLPIYKAKKGWTSYRLQVFKMFPIIMAILVSWLLCFIFTVTDVFPPEKDKYGFFARTDARQGILTAAPWFKVPYPFQWGFPTVTAAGVIGMMSAVVASIIESIGDYYTCARLSCAPPPPIHAINRGIFVEGVSCVLDGLFGTGNGSTSSSPNIGVLGITKVGSRRVIQYGAAMMLLLGLVGKFSALFASLPDPVLGALFCTLFGMITAVGLSNLQFVDLNSSRNLFVLGFSIFFGLMLPSYLKQNPLVTGIIEVDQVLNVLLTTAMFVGGCVAFILDNTIPGSPEERGIKKLKRGSGLSAAELEGMRSYDLPFGMDFLRRHPIFKYFPISPTFTGYKWGRLQGACRSRMGHGDAVKGGGMAGEGSTAQGESRV, from the exons ATGGGCGTGGGGAAGAATACCACTTCCAAGTCGatggacagcagcagtgaaggaGGAAAATACGAAGAGGAGAGTAAACATGGGGCAGATTTCTACCCTATTCCG GTGGTGGTTAACGGTTTGGGTGGTGCCAGTGGAGACCAGgatacagagaacacagagcTGATGGCTATATACACTAAAGAAAACCAAGGAGCAGAAAAG aGCTCAATGTCTGAGACGTTGGACAGCACAGGCAGTATGGATGCAAGGAGGATGGACATGATCTACACCATCGAAGACACCCCACCCTGgtacctgtgtgtgttcttaGGCTTACAG CACTACTTGACATGTTTCAGCGGAACAATCGCGGTGCCATTCCTCCTGGCTGAGGCGATGTGTGTTGGATTTGATCAGTGGGCCACCAGTCAGCTCATAGGGACCATCTTCTTCTGTGTGGGGATCACCACCCTGATACAGACCACACTGGgctgcag GTTGCCTTTGTTCCAAGCCAGTGCTTTTGCATTCCTCGCACCAGCTAGAGCCATCTTATCATTGGACAAGTGGAAGTGTAATAATACAG AGATGCCAGTATTGAATGGCACAGAGCTCCTCAGCACAGACCACATCTGGCACCCAAGGATACGAGAG ATCCAGGGGGCTATCATTGTTTCGTCCTTGGTCGAGGTGTGTATCGGAGCATTGGGTCTGCCTGGGATCCTGCTCAAGTACATCGGGCCCCTGACCATCACCCCCACTGTGGCCCTCATCGGCCTGTCAGGTTTTCAGGCTGCAGGGGAGAGGGCTGGAAAACATTGGGGCATTGCTATGCT gacTATCTTCTTGGTTCTGCTTTTTTCTCAGTATGCCAGAAATGTTCACTTCCCTCTACCGATCTACAAAGCCAAGAAAGGCTGGACTTCCTACAGGTTGCAGGTCTTCAAAATGTTTCCT ATCATCATGGCCATCCTAGTGTCATGgctgttgtgtttcattttcactgtgactGATGTTTTCCCACCGGAAAAGGACAAGTATGGCTTCTTTGCCCGCACAGACGCACGTCAAGGAATCCTCACAGCAGCACCATGGTTTAAGGTCCCGTATCcct TTCAGTGGGGCTTTCCCACAGTAACTGCTGCAGGTGTGATCGGCATGATGAGTGCTGTGGTGGCCAGCATCATTGAGTCGATTGGAGATTACTATACCTGTGCTCGTCTCTCTTGTGCTCCTCCCCCTCCCATCCATGCCATTAACAG GGGGATATTTGTGGAaggtgtttcctgtgttctgGACGGTCTTTTCGGGACAGGAAATGGCTCCACCTCTTCCAGTCCAAATATAGGCGTCCTGGGAATCACAAAG GTTGGCAGCAGACGTGTGATTCAGTATGGAGCtgccatgatgctgctgctggggcTTGTGGGTAAATTCAGCGCCTTGTTTGCCTCTCTGCCCGACCCTGTCCTGGGGGCTCTGTTCTGCACCCTGTTTGGTATGATCACAGCAGTGGGACTGTCCAACCTGCAGTTTGTTGATCTCAACTCCTCCAGGAACCTCTTTGTCTTGGGCTTCTCCATCTTCTTCGGTCTGATGTTGCCAAGCTACCTCAAACAGAACCCATTGGTCACTG GCATAATTGAGGTTGACCAAGTGCTGAACGTGCTCCTCACTACTGCCATGTTTGTTGGAGGCTGTGTGGCCTTCATTCTGGACAATACTATCCCTG GTTCTCCTGAAGAACGCGGCATCAAGAAGCTGAAACGTGGCTCTGGTCTTAGTGCAGCAGAACTAGAAGGGATGAGATCTTATGACCTGCCGTTTGGGATGGACTTCTTAAGAAGACACCCCATCTTCAAGTACTTCCCAATCAGCCCCACGTTCACAGGATATAAGTGGGGGAGGCTACAGGGAGCCTGCAGGAGCAGGATGGGACATGGGGATGCAGTGAAGGGTGGAGGAATGGCAGGGGAGGGAAGCACAGCACAGGGGGAAAGTAGAGTATAG